The Caenorhabditis elegans chromosome I genome includes the window CCCCATTAAATTTGTCGatattgaaaaagtgaaaaatcacttttgTATTCTGATTCAGCATGTCAGAAAGCCCATGTTCCTATGtattattaaaattcagattttcgtaaaatttcagggaaattcacaatttttcaactttaagtTAATAGTAAATATGCGTTATTAATGTTTAGGAAACTATACACTTTGTCATACAATGGTAAACTCTGTGCTTTTCAATCCTACTATAACACTCACACATTTAGGAAGAATTGTCCACTTGGTTTCGTGTTGATTGTTAAATTGCTcaacttcgaaatttttgaaaacttgaagatTGTCACAAACCACAGTTTTTTCTACCCATTCCAAATTCATCTGAACTTGAAttttattgttcaatttttctttttcgagaTACTTACCTCATTAGGGCGCCCTTTCCATTGCGCTACGATTGGCTTGATACAAGccaaaaattcctttttcacAACTCTCATCATACTTAAAACGTTCTTTTGGAGTTTGAGGTTGTTGCAAGCTGGGAGCATAGCAAGCTGGTTGAAACGGGGATCGAGTTTATGTGTAGTCTGAAACTTAATTTGATAAATTAGTAGGGCTCATATGAGGTAGCCGCagcggcgcggaaccccaaACGTGCCGGCCGCTTCCAATCAACTACCTGTTCATGCTATGTAGATATTTCATAAATACTTGCCTCCTTAAACTGATATCCTTCGCCATCCAAAGTAtcccaaacaatttttgtatgaaaGCGAGGAGCAAAAGTGTACAGCACAAACCCAAATACAATACAACTTGACACCATgtataatttcatttttggaaaaaatgcgtTGTAGGGAACAATACCCATTTCAATTACAGAACGAGATGTATGAATCTTTGCTTATAAAACAACACGATGTGATAAAATCTCAATGAATATTTAGTACGGATTCGGTTTTTCACATCTTGTCTGGATTTTTCACCGATGCGTATCTTCGAGAATCAAACATCACAGcgttgaaagaaaaaaaatctacatcaaaattcaaataagcAATATCCCAATTTTAGATAACAATAAACtgggaatttttcagatagaatCTAGTCTATAGTCTATGCCCACATGAGAAAgttttctgacattttcagGCTATTTTTCACCATGTTCGAAACTTGTCACCCTATTGTAGCGCGCACAGCTTTTCAACGTTTTGGTGCAATTTCCGACTGGTTCAAAACTGATGAGCCAATTTAGAAAAGTGGCGCCAACCGGGGTCTAGCTTTCATTataaagttaaattttcatgATAGACTATcgaaataaaaagttaattttttttttaattttgaaacatataGAAGTTGTGcttaatcaaataaaaatattttttcaaaatgggtATATGATGGCTGAAAGtccaatattttaaaaacacttCTAAAGTGGGTAATATTGCAGGTGGAGGTAATGAAATTTACAGCTGTTtactaacaaaaaatgatttatcaaataaaaaagtatttaatttttctgaattagatcaatttttcaattatttttttcagtatattCTAAATCAGGTGTTGTGATCTTCTATTCCTTAGCCTGccgattttcaataaaacctGAATATAGTTATCCCTTTGAAgatcatttaaaaatgtgtcattgtcttccaaaattgaaatgaaacatCATAAATCGCTATCTAATGTTTGGAACGGGTTGCACGGAAATTTTCTACCGAagtattcaaaattgaaaatgcaacTCAAGTTGGCTCAAACAACGTGATGTAACAACTGTTGAATAAGTGTTCAACATGAGTTATTCGTTTTGAAATCCGGATTTTCCCATGTTTAATGTTTGACAAAGTTTATACAAGTAATCATAATTATAAGAAAATGTTCTTAGTTTTATCATAAATCCATTCGGACATTCTATCCATATGAGCTCTACACATTCCACCGGTGCTTTGGCAAGTATTTGGTGTTTCCCTGAAGTGAAAATAtagatttatttaaaaaacttactttgcGTCAAACTTACTTAATTCGCAGAACACAATTGTTTAATCCATTGATTAAATCGAAAGAAAACATTGGTGGCGACCCATTGAATATTGTCAATGACTGGAAAAACAGATTACCATTAGATCCCCATGAAATGTTGACAAAAGAAACTCACAGTCTTTTGCATACTTGCAACATGCTCTGAGGTATTGTTAGGGAAGTATGTGAACATCTTTTCCACTTCCTCTCCTCTTTTCCATTTTGCATCAAAACGATGATGCAACAGTGTACCATCGGACTGAACTCAAAGTGAACATAACATACTTTTGATATTAATTTTATGCTCACAATAACTCACAACTTTTGTATGTTTTGTAGAATCCGTGAAACTTCTAACCCAATGAGTTTGAGCAATGTCAATTACAGTTGCATTGAAAACGTACTGAAATATCGAATTTGATACGACATATACAGACGGAAAACCTTTACCTTTGGCGCAGCTGTACCATCTAGAAACACTGGCTTTGAGACTCCAGTAAATTCATTGTCATAAATACTGGGTTCCAATGAAACGTAGGAATTCTTAAATAATAATGCTCCAACATTTGTTCCAGTCATTTCCTTTGATGCATATTCCAACATTGTACCATTGTGAGGTACCATAACTTCATCAAAATCCGCAACTGACCCAATAGTAGTTTTAATGTCAAGAATACACAAGTTCAAAGCCAAAAAGTAAGAGAAACCGTATACACTGTCGTCgattttcggatattttttttcaatttgcggTGGGAGACTTCCAAAGTTGGGCCAAGGACGGATTTCGATAATTCCCTGGAACTCAGGTCTACATGAACTATGTGTATTTTAACCTACCATATCTCTATAATACTCCAAAACTTTCCATGTATCTTTTGTAGCTGAGTGGTAGTAAACAATGAATCGAGATGCTCCGTGAGCTCTCCAAGCTTCAATATACAACACAATATTCTGCCATTGAGAGTAATAATAAACAGGTTGTAGGCACAGTGTGAGACCTTTTTCATGTTTCTTATAAACTTCCTTGACTGCTAGATTTACTTCTCTATCGCCCAAGTTAATTGTCACTTTCTCCAATCTACCATTCAACTCcagatttgcaaaaaatgtatgaGCCACATAAAAGCATGGTTTAGCAAATATATACGAAGATGGGCACGTTTCTTCCAGAGACTTTCCGTAGACTTTCAGTTTTGTAGGAGATGATATTCCTTTGTAATATAGATCAACcgatagaaaatttttcttggaGATGCAGTGATTGAGAGTAAAAATTCGAAGACGTGGAGAGTCATACCTGAATGTTGTGTAAAATTAAAGGATGGGGTCTAACTGACAATGAGGCTGGGTTCACTTGAAGATCGGAGCGTCCCTTGATCCTTTGATATGTCTAActcttttttaaagtgaaactttctttttttacatgaaatttattttgtgcgttaaaattataatttcctATAATTTAAGTTCAAATAAATCACAAACCTGTAATCTACATACGCAACATTATAAAACTTGATGGGAAATGAAGAATCAATTTGTTCTTCGCTGAAATGTATCATTTCtaccttttaaaaaaattttaataacagTTATGCCAACCTTTCAAAGAAATAAGCCAACTGTTGAATTTGCTCTAGAGCCGAGTTGACCAAATAAAATAAGACAAAAATGGAAGATAATACAAAGAGAATAGTAGAGGTTTTTCTGATCTTCATTTCTGAAATCTGAAGCAGAATGTtggaaatctttttaaaacctttaaaattCTTAtctaggccccgccttttttcggaaaatcacgggaaaaggcaaaaatcgGGTCTCGCAACCAATATCAGCCGTCAACATCTTACGAGTTCCGCGCATCACAATGTCTACCTCGCTGTACGCTTAGCGAGCTGTCCCGTCAGGAATGGGTGCCCTTTTAGAGGTTTATTTCCAATCAATCGTCTTCTAAAATCGATACGAATCATAATAATTACaaatatcaggttgtcccataagtttttgtactatttttttttgaaaaaaatttatttctctcaagcgacaagtagtactattcacacaagtattcaccattagtgtccaccacttgttgccatttactaggtaacatcatgatgccacgggagaagaaatccggcgaacgcgatgagaagaaagtggagagttcagttttgagatgctcttcgtcgtcgaattgcttgtcgcgcatgtagtcactgagagacaagaacaaatggtagtcggttggtgcaagatctggagaatatggtggatgcggtaaaacagtccaaccaagatcttgcagcttttggaaagtcttcttggcgacatgaggcctagcattatcgtgaagaaaatatagtttttcatattttccgttggtcttttctgcaactcggtccaattgggcacaatagtaatcagcagtgatagttttattagttggcaacaattcccagtgcacgggtccttgaacaccccaccagacacagatcataatcttttttgggtgaagatcaggctttggcgtcggtattcctttctcaccgatcggaagccattgacgttttctggaatggttaacatagagcacccacttctcatctccaataaccagattgttcagccaatcgaactttcgacgaaaagttagaagttgagtacaaacgttgacccgagtgagcttctgtgatgccgaaagttcatgaggcacccaaattccaagttttgaagtaaaaccaaggcgacccaagtgacgtgcaattgtgctatgacaacactcaagcttctcttccatttcacgaagactaagacgaggctcttcctccaccagcttcactaggtcttcttcatttaactctaccggtcgcccagaacgttctatttcttcgagactgaagtcgccgttcttgaacttttgaaaccaactctttgctgtattataagagagtgctccctcacccatcgcaccgcatatgtttcgttccgcttccattgctgaatgaccaagacgaaattcataaagaagaagcaatctaacgtctcgacgttcaagtttgatgattgtcatcgtggcaaagtagaaatggatgaaatgaatcttttctgaaaggggacgacccgaccttgacacgacctacgatgaaaaaattttaaaactttctagaagttttggaaaaatatttgaaaaaaagtacaaaaacttatgggacaacctgatattattaaaaatttatagggTTCTAGTTAGggatcaaaaaacaaatctcgCCTAACGTTCTGTGACATTGATTTTTCCCGAAGTGGTGTAGTTTGGTAATTTTATTTACCTAGAAGTCTATAAAATATTCCTCTTTTTGatgtgattgaaaaaaaaatttattaacaaGTCCCAAGGAACACCactaccgtatattctctattattGCGGTGCCCTATTGCTGAACTTTGGCTCTAAACTAATATGTAGttaaaaggattaaaggaggAGGAATAAATATTAATGTAGTAACCATAGAGCGACGATCTTCATAATCCAAGAGTAGGTACATTTTGATACCCCATATGTATATGTACTACccatttttggttaaaaatatttttttattacaaaaatcatcaaacttTATTAACAGAAACCTTATCAACGTAGCAATGAATTCCTGCACTTTTCATCTCCAACATTGATCATAAAAGTTCTAATAAATTTATCTGAATATGAATTCAACATGATATATCTTTTTTCTTCGAGAACTCTCCACACGAAATCATGGAACAACTTTGTTTCCTCAACTGGTTGCTCGAATAATCCTTTATGAACTTCGAGATTCATCTGACATATTGTGACACCTGCATTGTCAATTTCTTTATTTACATGAAGCTGCTCCATAATTGGAAACTCATTTTGTTCAATATCAATCCACAAAATGTCAATGAGGCTTTTATTAAGGATGTATTTGAAGAAATAGTCCACTGCTATGTGCTCAGTGGCCTCTGTTTTATAGTTATCGTACTCTGAAATAACTGTTGATTTTACAAACTTTGTATATTACTACAAATACAAATTATGTAGctcattatttcaaaaaaatttcaagaaaatatgcTCAATTGTGCATACCTTTATAAATACTCGATTTCTGCACTCCATTCACTCCACTAACAGCGTATCGATAGTACTTTCCTCCAAGCTTATCCtcatacaaaattttgttcacgTCGGCAGTTGGATCGGCTCCGTAGAATTCCATGTTAGGGTGAAGTTCTTTCAAGCCTATCTCTCCCGTAACGTCATGTCCGATGCCCAACGTGACCATTGTGAGAAGTTGAGTTTGGTTTCGAGGAAGTGCAACATACTTAATCTCGTCTATGTTCAAGACCTCGCGGATGTCGAACGCCTTGTAGGCTTGGAGATTGTCGCATTCTTTTGTTAAATTGGAGAATTTGGAgaagaactgaaattttccagatacaCTAGAATAAACTACACAAAACTTGGGcccgtctttttttttggtcgtttTCAGAAGGCCAAATCAAAGTCCAAATCGGGACCCAAATCGGGACCCTAGCCAATAAACAAGCCACCGACATCTCACGAGTTCTGAGCCCCACTTCGTTTAACGTGACAGCACGCTCTGGGCAAGGCGAGACgttgtctaatttttcagttatgtGCGTTTTCTGTACTGTACAGTTTAAGGAAAAACTCACTTCATTGTATTGCCCATTGAGTGGCTCCAACTTTGGAAAAACGCATTTGTAATAAGCATCAAAAATGGGAGTTGACTTGTAGGCAGACAAGTTTCTCGCTGTGTCATGTCTAACTTCTCGTGGAGTCCACTTGAACACATTGAGctcattctcattttcatatttctgtGTGTAGTTGATACAGAAATTGACGACTGTAAATACTAGTACTCCGAATAAAATCCAACGAAAACAACTCCGCATTGTAAGTTTATCGGTGAGCCTATGGTTAGCCATGCCTAATCGGGAGAACGAAAACATCATACAGTTGAAGTAGCGAAAATGTGAATCGGGGGAGG containing:
- the E03H4.2 gene encoding Methyltransferase FkbM domain-containing protein (Partially confirmed by transcript evidence), with translation MANHRLTDKLTMRSCFRWILFGVLVFTVVNFCINYTQKYENENELNVFKWTPREVRHDTARNLSAYKSTPIFDAYYKCVFPKLEPLNGQYNEFFSKFSNLTKECDNLQAYKAFDIREVLNIDEIKYVALPRNQTQLLTMVTLGIGHDVTGEIGLKELHPNMEFYGADPTADVNKILYEDKLGGKYYRYAVSGVNGVQKSSIYKEYDNYKTEATEHIAVDYFFKYILNKSLIDILWIDIEQNEFPIMEQLHVNKEIDNAGVTICQMNLEVHKGLFEQPVEETKLFHDFVWRVLEEKRYIMLNSYSDKFIRTFMINVGDEKCRNSLLR
- the gtnt-46 gene encoding Glycosyltransferase family 92 protein (Confirmed by transcript evidence), which translates into the protein MKIRKTSTILFVLSSIFVLFYLVNSALEQIQQLAYFFESEEQIDSSFPIKFYNVAYVDYRYDSPRLRIFTLNHCISKKNFLSVDLYYKGISSPTKLKVYGKSLEETCPSSYIFAKPCFYVAHTFFANLELNGRLEKVTINLGDREVNLAVKEVYKKHEKGLTLCLQPVYYYSQWQNIVLYIEAWRAHGASRFIVYYHSATKDTWKVLEYYRDMGIIEIRPWPNFGSLPPQIEKKYPKIDDSVYGFSYFLALNLCILDIKTTIGSVADFDEVMVPHNGTMLEYASKEMTGTNVGALLFKNSYVSLEPSIYDNEFTGVSKPVFLDGTAAPKYVFNATVIDIAQTHWVRSFTDSTKHTKVSDGTLLHHRFDAKWKRGEEVEKMFTYFPNNTSEHVASMQKTSLTIFNGSPPMFSFDLINGLNNCVLRIKETPNTCQSTGGMCRAHMDRMSEWIYDKTKNIFL